One part of the Tunicatimonas pelagia genome encodes these proteins:
- a CDS encoding arylsulfotransferase family protein — protein sequence MKAKPSSSLVTSVKQLSTILFFLFLIRCSSDDTLNETGDDVPDEDTTESTSFFLVIDQDSQGVYLINHDGTELFDWQMDRALGNDANLLDDGSLVVALKADNAQITFGGYGGVFRKINADQSVDWEVTYASGDDYIAHHDVEYLSNGNIIFPVWEKVNITEAVAMGFSDSRDIYPEAIVEMNPLTQEIVWEWHVTDHLIQDNDASKENYGVVADNPNKVDLNYNSTHDGGNLMHINGLTLDETNDLLYLTVNFYSEVWVLDHSTSTEEAASSSGGNYGVGGGLVYRFGNPDAYDNVGEITLNRVHYPNLLENGNMLVYGNNVYGNQSAIIEYQLNPPYQLEAGQDNEPSVVWSFTDPNLYSSGLGSAVRTANGTTLIAEGRDGTLWEVTDEGEVIWRNTDYQTIWRAYSFPENDPAIQALGL from the coding sequence ATGAAAGCGAAACCTTCTTCTTCATTAGTAACTTCCGTAAAACAATTATCTACCATCCTGTTTTTCTTGTTTTTGATACGTTGTAGCAGTGATGATACGCTGAATGAGACTGGCGATGACGTACCCGATGAGGATACCACAGAGAGTACCTCTTTCTTTCTTGTCATCGACCAAGATAGTCAGGGAGTGTACCTCATTAACCACGACGGCACCGAGCTTTTTGATTGGCAAATGGACCGGGCACTAGGGAATGACGCTAATTTATTAGATGATGGTAGCTTAGTGGTGGCCCTAAAGGCAGATAATGCCCAAATTACCTTTGGTGGGTACGGAGGAGTGTTCCGAAAAATAAACGCCGATCAGTCCGTAGACTGGGAAGTGACCTATGCCTCTGGCGACGACTATATTGCCCACCATGATGTCGAATATCTGTCTAATGGCAATATTATTTTTCCCGTTTGGGAAAAGGTAAATATCACCGAGGCCGTGGCGATGGGTTTTTCGGACAGCCGTGACATTTATCCGGAAGCTATTGTAGAGATGAATCCCCTGACCCAAGAAATTGTCTGGGAGTGGCATGTAACCGATCATCTTATCCAAGACAATGATGCTTCTAAAGAAAACTACGGAGTGGTGGCGGACAATCCCAATAAAGTTGACCTGAACTACAATAGCACGCATGATGGCGGTAACCTTATGCACATTAACGGCCTTACTCTGGACGAAACGAACGACTTGCTATACCTAACGGTCAACTTCTACAGTGAGGTATGGGTGCTGGATCATAGCACCAGTACTGAGGAAGCAGCCTCTAGCTCTGGAGGAAATTATGGTGTCGGCGGCGGTCTGGTGTATCGCTTTGGCAATCCGGACGCTTATGATAATGTGGGAGAGATTACCCTGAACCGGGTTCACTATCCTAATCTACTGGAAAACGGCAATATGCTCGTTTACGGAAATAATGTCTATGGTAATCAATCAGCTATTATTGAGTACCAGTTGAATCCACCTTATCAGCTCGAGGCCGGACAGGACAATGAACCCTCGGTGGTGTGGAGCTTTACTGACCCTAATTTATATAGTTCGGGGCTGGGTAGTGCAGTGCGTACTGCGAATGGCACCACGCTCATCGCTGAAGGCAGAGACGGTACGCTATGGGAAGTCACGGATGAAGGAGAAGTAATTTGGCGAAATACAGATTATCAAACCATTTGGCGCGCCTATTCTTTTCCTGAAAATGACCCCGCCATCCAGGCTCTGGGACTTTAG
- a CDS encoding S41 family peptidase, which translates to MKKRTHLLFSVFSVLILSSFFSCRQEDEEVVAPIVVEDTDQTLQNILITGWVYEVMREYYYWNDYVMPPNSYEQDPEDYFYSQLNEADLFSFMTNDYQGLMEEFSGVYTSMGYSPFFGRLSSTDEIFIAVEYVYPNSPAQRAGLQRGDIILAIDGQRLTEENYYDLYTQDQYTATLANYGEDSGFIVTDETLSLAAEVIVADPVLHKEVISTADKTVGYLVYAEFISGDNQAWLTSLDIALDEFAQAGVTDVVIDLRYNPGGEIEVAQYLASALAPTSAVSGEEVLVRYDYNEQLASSIIFYEGESSENVVSTFINTGHQLNLNQIYFLTSGSTASASELLISGLDPYMDVIVVGEPTLGKFYGSWVIPDLVEPARHNWAAMPIVLKYTNAVGASDFAEGLTPDYAMEDDLLYARPFGDPADPLLGTALSLISSEQSARTLIDRGHKPYTDLENPVKSQKSKLLLPNSQISTEGKTEFNF; encoded by the coding sequence ATGAAAAAAAGAACACATCTGTTGTTTTCAGTTTTCAGCGTCCTGATACTATCTTCATTCTTTTCCTGTAGGCAGGAAGATGAGGAAGTAGTAGCACCCATTGTGGTAGAGGATACTGATCAAACCCTACAAAACATACTGATTACGGGTTGGGTATACGAGGTGATGAGAGAATATTACTACTGGAACGACTACGTAATGCCACCCAACTCCTACGAACAAGATCCAGAGGACTACTTTTATTCCCAGCTTAATGAGGCTGATCTTTTCTCCTTCATGACCAACGATTACCAAGGGTTGATGGAGGAGTTTAGTGGAGTGTATACCAGTATGGGCTATTCACCGTTTTTTGGTCGGCTCTCGAGCACCGATGAAATTTTTATTGCTGTGGAGTACGTGTATCCCAATTCTCCGGCTCAGCGAGCCGGATTGCAACGGGGCGATATTATTCTAGCTATTGATGGGCAGCGTCTAACCGAAGAAAACTACTATGACCTGTACACTCAAGATCAATATACGGCCACACTAGCTAATTATGGGGAAGATAGTGGCTTTATAGTCACTGACGAAACGCTCTCGCTAGCGGCTGAGGTTATTGTAGCCGATCCGGTGCTCCATAAAGAGGTCATCAGTACGGCTGACAAAACAGTAGGCTATTTAGTATACGCTGAGTTTATCTCGGGCGACAATCAGGCCTGGCTTACTAGTTTGGATATTGCGCTGGACGAGTTCGCTCAGGCGGGAGTCACTGATGTAGTGATAGACTTACGGTATAACCCCGGTGGAGAGATTGAGGTAGCGCAGTATCTGGCTAGTGCATTAGCCCCAACTTCGGCGGTAAGCGGTGAAGAAGTGTTGGTTCGTTATGATTATAATGAGCAACTAGCGTCTTCCATCATTTTTTACGAGGGAGAAAGTTCTGAAAACGTAGTCTCTACGTTTATCAATACCGGTCATCAGCTCAACCTTAACCAAATCTACTTTTTAACCTCTGGTAGCACCGCCTCAGCCAGTGAACTGCTCATCAGCGGGCTTGACCCCTACATGGATGTTATTGTCGTTGGTGAACCTACTCTTGGAAAGTTTTACGGATCTTGGGTTATCCCGGATCTAGTAGAACCAGCTCGCCACAATTGGGCAGCGATGCCAATCGTGCTTAAATATACTAATGCGGTAGGGGCCTCTGATTTTGCCGAAGGGCTTACTCCAGATTATGCAATGGAAGACGACTTGTTGTACGCTAGACCGTTCGGCGACCCCGCTGACCCTTTGCTTGGTACGGCATTAAGCTTAATCTCCAGTGAACAGAGTGCTCGAACCTTAATTGACCGTGGCCATAAGCCCTATACTGATCTGGAGAATCCAGTAAAAAGCCAAAAGAGTAAATTACTGCTTCCGAATTCGCAGATAAGTACTGAAGGCAAAACTGAATTTAATTTTTGA
- a CDS encoding DUF4270 family protein, whose product MRIAIILICTFVLLFASCEYSDSIGLDFVEEAQFDAVFLDTATVSVSTVLFDSLYTSSTGRLLSGYHTGETFGSIAAQAFFQVGLDSLSVYPDEDHATYDRFTLVLEYDDYAYYDTTQLQTFYLYSVTEDIAYREDGNLYNTSGFAYDTINPIGMISQYIRPHRAGGSIEMSVSDVLGQALFTLAQQQADVLSSESDFLGQYPGFVLVPDLANTAIVGFSNSSHLKLYYQQGGEEQEIVFPIDDHIYFTQLLHDRGQTAFTLLQEQRYELSAGETGHQAFLQGGVGTAIRIEFPYLKSLLALGNGVYVTEAFLKLNPIQDTFDESTPLPTNLSVYRVDGLNRIVSTYDSAFTLYIDQEFKEDTYYSLPVSGFLNDQLSTNVDNENALLIVLPEEFYHATVDRMVVGGALSEEPTLLELFLLKNFRRQ is encoded by the coding sequence ATGCGTATTGCTATCATCTTAATCTGTACTTTCGTTTTACTCTTTGCGTCCTGTGAGTATTCCGATTCCATCGGTCTGGATTTTGTAGAAGAGGCTCAGTTTGACGCAGTTTTTTTGGATACTGCGACCGTTAGTGTCTCTACGGTGCTTTTTGATTCTCTTTACACTAGTAGTACTGGTCGGCTGTTATCGGGGTATCATACCGGCGAAACCTTTGGGTCAATAGCTGCTCAAGCATTTTTTCAGGTAGGCCTTGATTCACTGAGCGTATATCCTGACGAAGATCATGCAACCTACGACCGCTTCACCCTGGTATTAGAGTACGATGATTACGCCTATTACGATACCACCCAGCTTCAGACCTTTTACCTGTACTCAGTTACGGAAGATATAGCGTACCGGGAGGATGGTAATCTTTATAATACTAGTGGGTTTGCTTACGATACGATCAACCCTATCGGGATGATCAGTCAATATATCCGACCCCACCGGGCCGGCGGATCGATAGAAATGTCGGTAAGTGATGTTTTGGGGCAAGCTCTTTTTACTCTTGCTCAGCAGCAGGCAGACGTACTTAGCTCCGAAAGTGATTTTCTGGGGCAGTATCCGGGATTTGTGCTGGTACCCGACCTAGCCAATACAGCTATTGTAGGATTTAGTAACTCATCGCATCTCAAATTGTACTACCAACAGGGTGGCGAAGAGCAGGAAATAGTATTTCCTATTGATGACCATATCTATTTCACCCAATTACTTCACGATCGAGGTCAGACAGCATTTACCCTACTTCAGGAGCAGCGATACGAACTTTCTGCCGGGGAAACCGGTCACCAGGCGTTTTTACAGGGAGGGGTGGGAACAGCGATTCGTATAGAGTTTCCCTATCTCAAATCGCTACTTGCGCTTGGTAACGGGGTATATGTGACCGAGGCTTTCCTTAAGCTCAACCCAATTCAGGATACTTTTGATGAAAGTACTCCATTGCCCACTAATTTATCCGTTTATCGGGTAGATGGACTTAACCGCATTGTAAGTACCTACGATTCTGCTTTTACCTTATATATCGATCAGGAGTTTAAAGAAGACACCTATTATTCCCTTCCGGTATCCGGTTTCTTAAACGACCAACTGAGTACTAATGTAGACAATGAAAACGCCTTGCTAATCGTACTTCCGGAAGAGTTTTACCACGCCACTGTTGATCGGATGGTGGTAGGAGGAGCACTGAGCGAAGAGCCCACTTTGTTAGAACTCTTCTTGCTCAAAAACTTCCGAAGGCAGTGA
- a CDS encoding Kelch repeat-containing protein, which yields MMNKINFFSRLMLLTILIGHSACESDDTEEVTLGNWIERSDFEGRTRASSVCFVVGDRVFVGGGYNGSDDEYYDDFWVYDPQLNFWQSITSFPGGGRSSAVAFSIGSKGYVGTGFDGDDEVKDFWEYDPATNTWSQKADFGGTARRNAVGFSLDGHGYIGTGYDGSNTKDFWQYNPATDIWVQIPSLGGSKRQSAVAFVIDDKAYVGTGTNNGSYEFDLWELDATLVGTDNFPWVEKEELDAEDDYNLIRTGATAFSLNSIGYLIAGSQGSILSTVWAYNPRSDVWEQKTGLEGAARDDLIGFTVSERSFVALGKNGSSYFDDIWEFFPNEEYDEDD from the coding sequence ATGATGAATAAAATCAATTTCTTTTCTCGGCTAATGTTATTAACTATCCTGATTGGGCACTCGGCCTGTGAGTCTGATGATACGGAAGAAGTAACTCTCGGTAACTGGATCGAGCGGTCAGATTTTGAGGGGCGTACCCGGGCTAGTTCAGTGTGTTTTGTCGTTGGCGATAGAGTATTTGTAGGTGGTGGTTACAATGGCAGCGACGATGAATACTACGATGACTTTTGGGTTTATGACCCTCAATTAAATTTCTGGCAATCTATTACTTCCTTTCCTGGTGGGGGGCGTAGTAGCGCAGTAGCGTTTAGTATTGGTAGCAAAGGATATGTGGGGACTGGCTTTGATGGCGATGATGAAGTGAAAGACTTCTGGGAATATGATCCGGCGACTAATACTTGGAGTCAGAAGGCAGATTTCGGAGGAACGGCTCGTCGTAATGCGGTGGGTTTTAGTTTGGATGGACATGGCTACATAGGTACCGGCTACGATGGCAGCAATACCAAAGACTTTTGGCAGTATAACCCGGCTACCGATATCTGGGTGCAGATACCTAGCTTGGGTGGCTCCAAACGGCAGAGTGCTGTGGCATTTGTTATTGATGACAAAGCATATGTTGGTACCGGCACCAATAATGGTTCTTATGAGTTTGATCTCTGGGAGCTAGACGCGACTTTAGTAGGTACCGATAACTTTCCCTGGGTTGAGAAAGAAGAACTGGATGCCGAGGATGATTATAACCTAATCCGTACCGGGGCAACCGCGTTCAGCCTAAACAGTATTGGGTATCTGATAGCCGGTTCTCAAGGTAGTATTCTAAGCACAGTATGGGCCTATAACCCTCGCTCAGATGTTTGGGAGCAAAAGACAGGACTAGAAGGTGCGGCTCGCGACGATTTGATTGGCTTTACAGTGAGCGAGAGATCATTTGTCGCTTTAGGCAAAAACGGCAGCTCTTATTTCGATGATATCTGGGAGTTCTTCCCGAACGAAGAATATGATGAAGATGACTGA
- a CDS encoding sensor histidine kinase — protein MLALIRDKYINVLFHLFIILLMVMSALTREGNFTLDRGFYLVLIMIPFYFININYLVPLFLKKGNYGMYAFVIFASYLLFLLVQHAAFQGLTNAEIISLPRRPPRPGPPPPRGWLADIIPGFGNFFLFLHFMVMILLGVCFEMIMEWEKQKRRYQESQKEKASTELSFLKSQINPHFFFNTLNNIYALAAAKSDNTEEAILMLSSMMRYVLYEAGTDKIELTKEVRFIENYISLQQIRFSAKKDITISLDISGAINNFQVAPMLFLPILENAFKHGISYKEKSFVAIYLYTSDRDLQFTVENSIPLSSPDLESSQNSKSAGIGLENIRKRLQLLYPDTHEFETITNNKEYMVQLKLYQVA, from the coding sequence ATGCTTGCCTTAATCAGGGACAAATACATTAACGTACTTTTTCATCTTTTTATCATCTTGCTGATGGTCATGTCTGCCCTAACAAGAGAAGGCAACTTTACGCTGGACCGGGGATTCTATCTGGTGCTGATCATGATCCCGTTTTATTTTATCAATATAAACTACTTAGTCCCTCTGTTTTTGAAAAAGGGGAACTATGGTATGTACGCCTTCGTCATTTTTGCCTCTTACCTATTATTTCTACTGGTTCAGCATGCTGCATTTCAAGGGCTGACCAATGCTGAAATAATCTCTTTACCCAGGCGGCCACCCAGACCGGGCCCTCCTCCGCCTCGAGGGTGGTTAGCGGACATCATCCCTGGTTTTGGCAACTTCTTTCTCTTCCTACATTTTATGGTTATGATCTTGCTGGGGGTCTGCTTTGAGATGATTATGGAGTGGGAAAAACAAAAGAGAAGGTACCAGGAAAGCCAAAAGGAAAAAGCGTCTACTGAGCTTTCATTTTTAAAATCTCAGATCAACCCCCATTTCTTTTTTAACACATTGAATAACATTTACGCGCTGGCGGCGGCTAAATCAGACAATACCGAAGAAGCTATTCTGATGCTCTCCAGTATGATGCGCTACGTGCTATATGAAGCTGGTACCGATAAAATAGAATTAACGAAAGAAGTGCGGTTTATCGAGAACTATATCTCTTTGCAACAGATCCGCTTTTCTGCGAAGAAAGACATCACGATCTCATTGGATATCTCTGGAGCGATCAATAACTTTCAAGTTGCACCCATGCTATTTCTACCCATCCTTGAGAATGCTTTCAAGCACGGTATCTCCTATAAAGAAAAATCCTTTGTCGCTATTTATTTATACACTAGCGACCGAGATCTTCAGTTTACCGTTGAAAATAGCATACCGTTGAGTAGTCCTGATCTGGAAAGTAGCCAAAATAGTAAAAGCGCAGGTATAGGATTAGAAAATATTAGAAAGCGATTACAATTACTGTATCCTGATACGCATGAGTTTGAGACGATTACGAATAATAAAGAGTATATGGTACAACTAAAACTCTATCAGGTGGCATGA
- a CDS encoding LytR/AlgR family response regulator transcription factor: MIRCVAVDDEPLALNLVQSYIEKVPFLTLVEACESAYEAMDLLSDHPIDLILLDINMPDLSGIQFVKTLSHPPAVIFTTAYEQYALEGYELNVVDYLLKPFSFERFLKAVNKVKPDQFTTSTAKASSNQTPLPAPQTDSASDYMLVRVEHNIVKVSLNDILYIEGYKDYVKVYTTTEKPLLTIKSMKDVEGMLSGKGFIRVHRSYIVALNKIDSLRNNRIMVHEKNIPVGETYREQFYEKFIEGKL, from the coding sequence ATGATACGATGCGTCGCAGTAGATGATGAGCCTCTAGCCCTCAATCTAGTTCAAAGCTATATTGAGAAGGTTCCTTTCTTAACGCTGGTAGAAGCCTGCGAAAGTGCCTACGAGGCGATGGATCTATTGAGTGACCACCCGATTGATCTGATACTACTGGATATTAATATGCCTGACTTATCCGGTATTCAGTTTGTTAAAACCTTGTCCCATCCGCCCGCCGTCATCTTTACTACCGCCTACGAGCAGTACGCATTAGAAGGGTATGAACTCAACGTAGTTGATTACTTACTAAAGCCCTTTTCTTTTGAACGGTTCTTAAAGGCGGTCAACAAAGTGAAACCCGATCAATTTACAACTTCAACGGCAAAAGCCAGTAGTAATCAAACGCCCCTGCCTGCCCCCCAGACGGATTCGGCGAGTGATTATATGCTGGTACGGGTGGAACATAATATCGTCAAAGTAAGCCTAAACGACATCTTATATATTGAAGGATATAAAGATTACGTCAAGGTCTATACCACTACCGAAAAGCCGTTGCTCACGATTAAAAGTATGAAAGATGTAGAAGGTATGTTATCTGGTAAAGGGTTTATTCGGGTACACCGCTCTTATATTGTTGCCCTGAATAAGATCGACTCGCTACGAAATAACCGCATTATGGTCCATGAGAAGAATATTCCCGTGGGCGAAACCTACCGGGAGCAATTTTATGAAAAGTTTATTGAGGGAAAACTGTAA
- a CDS encoding RNA polymerase sigma factor has product MRSETDIIQAIASGKERALAMLYERYSEKVYNTALSYTKNAEDAEEITQDVFVKIFRKAATFEGKSSLTTWIYRIVVNTSLTYVKKRNRFSFFTSPPKPSESIDFVHPGVLLENKENAFALYKAMDCLPDSQKTAFILSFIEELPRQKVADIMKVSLKAVESLLQRAKKNMRSELEKVYPHRRNPKN; this is encoded by the coding sequence TTGAGAAGCGAAACCGACATCATCCAAGCCATTGCCAGCGGAAAGGAGCGCGCGTTAGCCATGCTGTACGAACGCTATTCCGAGAAAGTCTACAATACTGCGTTGAGCTATACTAAAAATGCCGAAGATGCCGAAGAAATCACCCAGGATGTTTTTGTAAAAATCTTTCGGAAGGCAGCAACATTTGAGGGTAAGTCCTCTTTAACTACGTGGATTTACCGGATTGTCGTGAATACGTCGCTTACCTATGTAAAGAAAAGAAACAGGTTCTCATTTTTTACCAGCCCCCCCAAGCCTTCCGAAAGCATTGACTTTGTGCATCCGGGTGTTCTGTTAGAAAACAAAGAGAACGCCTTCGCCCTTTATAAAGCGATGGATTGTTTACCGGATAGTCAAAAAACGGCTTTTATCTTAAGTTTTATTGAGGAGCTACCCCGGCAAAAAGTAGCCGATATTATGAAAGTATCGTTAAAGGCCGTAGAATCGCTTTTGCAACGAGCGAAAAAAAACATGCGGTCAGAACTGGAAAAAGTATATCCACACCGAAGGAATCCGAAGAATTAA
- a CDS encoding YHYH protein — protein sequence MKYSVFFPSIFFFAMSTPFVSSCQEDETSPSGDDTDTIVDVDPDLILQWAKLFLLFTFFTFSLSVSAHDGGHGHEHTTRWIVDNDTIEATFLKLVAGKVFLETKSGEISIHQLGSFSAKDQQRIRQKVAYIEALNQGATEVALHNHDTWIDVSSRKSQVLTGLLVISAFLFFILKRKKQRIANTLLFLSLLVLLACDEDDTTSDTDTPDTPSSVPANDVAALASIFGQFSNVTTSSDDTYFYVSSTGIPEHDMMVGITNWQQQVPIPHDYSGANSWAFPIQPVLADTPLLSSEHFMRGAIAIAVNGIPIFNPLNNRGEDALAIGELDDWGGHCGRADDYHYHVPPTHLKSTVGADQPIAYALDGFPIYGETADELDEYLGKFNEDGSYQYHTTNEHPYFIAGMRGEVTLDPNTTAPEDQILPQAMTREVRPALTPLPGAEIVSFTSTGTNAYSLEYQIGTEVYYTNYSWDENGLYTYEYVDSEGNVTTETYQR from the coding sequence ATGAAATATTCCGTTTTTTTCCCTTCCATCTTCTTCTTTGCCATGTCCACTCCTTTCGTCTCTTCCTGTCAAGAAGACGAAACGTCACCTTCTGGCGATGACACCGATACCATCGTGGACGTAGATCCTGACCTTATACTTCAATGGGCAAAATTATTTCTGCTATTCACTTTTTTCACTTTTAGTCTTAGCGTATCGGCGCACGATGGCGGACATGGGCATGAGCATACGACCCGATGGATCGTTGACAACGATACGATCGAGGCTACTTTCTTGAAATTAGTAGCAGGCAAAGTGTTTCTAGAAACGAAATCAGGAGAAATTTCCATTCACCAATTAGGCTCTTTCTCAGCAAAAGACCAACAACGGATTCGCCAGAAAGTAGCCTACATTGAGGCACTTAATCAAGGTGCTACTGAAGTCGCCCTGCATAACCATGATACCTGGATAGATGTATCTTCTAGAAAAAGCCAAGTGCTGACAGGGCTATTGGTGATTTCTGCGTTTCTCTTTTTTATTCTCAAGCGGAAAAAGCAACGAATAGCTAACACCCTGTTGTTCCTATCGCTGCTGGTGCTATTGGCCTGCGACGAAGATGACACTACTTCCGATACTGATACGCCGGATACTCCTTCCTCGGTTCCGGCAAACGATGTCGCTGCGTTAGCATCCATCTTTGGTCAATTTTCCAATGTCACGACCAGCTCAGATGATACCTACTTTTATGTTTCATCTACTGGAATTCCTGAGCACGATATGATGGTCGGTATCACCAATTGGCAACAACAGGTACCCATTCCTCATGATTATTCCGGGGCTAATAGCTGGGCTTTCCCGATACAACCGGTACTAGCCGATACGCCATTATTGTCCTCCGAACACTTTATGCGGGGAGCTATTGCTATTGCAGTCAATGGAATACCCATTTTCAATCCCTTAAACAACCGGGGCGAAGATGCCCTGGCTATTGGTGAACTTGACGATTGGGGCGGACATTGCGGAAGAGCCGACGACTATCACTATCATGTTCCGCCTACCCACTTGAAATCTACGGTTGGTGCTGATCAACCGATTGCCTATGCGTTGGACGGCTTCCCGATTTACGGTGAAACAGCCGATGAGTTGGATGAGTATCTGGGGAAATTTAACGAAGACGGTTCCTATCAGTACCATACTACCAATGAGCACCCTTATTTCATAGCCGGAATGCGGGGTGAAGTTACCCTCGATCCCAACACCACAGCCCCCGAAGATCAAATTCTACCGCAAGCAATGACCCGAGAGGTGAGACCCGCACTAACCCCTTTGCCGGGAGCCGAAATTGTCAGCTTCACATCCACGGGTACCAACGCGTATTCGCTGGAATATCAGATTGGAACCGAGGTATATTACACCAACTATAGCTGGGATGAAAATGGATTGTATACCTATGAATATGTTGACAGCGAAGGTAATGTGACTACTGAAACCTACCAGCGATAA
- a CDS encoding YHYH protein produces the protein MTKSVFPLSIILLGLSIYFFTSCDEDDDVTDNSDPNDTGSINTPLSAFDEFNSDAVTISFDGDEIIIESNGLPNHTSPYWEETEPLYIEPVVATRFTPGRIGGNRSFVLTVPAAPEIASSSTATGLGPIGISVTGVPIFNDTEGENRPIEEGITETFDYAGAHNGPSGYHYHAESADVPENTMLSHDDEKLVGIMSDGFLLYGRREMDGSYPTDLDESGGHFGVTQHSNGEEFYHYHIINEFYLGNLIVLFGGDLQGTPNRIF, from the coding sequence ATGACAAAATCAGTTTTCCCTCTTTCTATCATCCTTCTTGGGTTATCCATTTATTTTTTCACTTCCTGCGATGAAGATGATGACGTAACAGATAATTCCGACCCAAATGATACCGGTAGTATCAATACGCCACTTTCCGCATTTGACGAATTTAACTCCGATGCGGTTACTATTTCTTTTGATGGTGATGAAATTATCATTGAATCAAATGGTTTGCCTAACCACACTTCTCCCTACTGGGAAGAGACGGAACCCCTTTATATTGAACCTGTGGTGGCTACACGCTTTACTCCCGGTCGTATTGGTGGCAATCGTAGCTTTGTGCTTACCGTTCCTGCTGCACCAGAAATAGCCTCTTCGAGTACCGCTACAGGACTAGGTCCTATTGGTATTTCGGTCACGGGCGTTCCTATTTTCAACGATACCGAAGGAGAGAATAGACCCATAGAAGAAGGGATTACGGAAACATTTGATTATGCAGGGGCTCATAATGGCCCTTCGGGCTATCACTATCATGCTGAGTCTGCGGATGTTCCTGAAAACACTATGCTTTCTCACGATGATGAAAAATTAGTGGGTATTATGTCGGATGGCTTTTTATTATACGGAAGAAGAGAGATGGACGGATCGTACCCTACGGATTTAGACGAGTCTGGTGGTCATTTTGGGGTAACTCAGCATAGTAACGGCGAGGAGTTTTACCACTATCACATCATTAATGAATTTTATCTAGGAAACTTAATCGTCCTTTTTGGGGGTGATTTGCAAGGCACACCCAATAGGATATTTTAA
- a CDS encoding toxin-antitoxin system YwqK family antitoxin, whose product MFLVNVLMVSCAEKSKTKTLPISISTGTSVEIPNRTVEKSLLHYKNETSLWTLNDQPYSGYIVSFHQDSTLKEKMGILNGKKQNQATRWYPDGQLKQVANYHEGKLHGEKKMWFLDSSHILIAHLDYHLGKAHGEQKQWYPTGELYKKLNLDMGREEGIQQAFRKNGELYANYEAKNGRIFGLKKAKLCYGLEDENIQYEK is encoded by the coding sequence GTGTTTTTAGTAAATGTACTGATGGTAAGTTGTGCCGAAAAGAGCAAAACGAAAACTTTACCTATCTCTATCTCGACGGGCACTTCGGTAGAAATACCGAATAGAACTGTTGAGAAATCTTTACTACACTATAAAAATGAAACCTCGCTATGGACATTGAATGACCAACCTTATTCCGGTTATATAGTAAGTTTTCATCAAGACAGTACGCTAAAAGAAAAAATGGGCATCTTGAATGGAAAAAAACAAAATCAAGCCACTCGGTGGTATCCGGATGGGCAGTTGAAACAAGTGGCAAATTATCATGAAGGAAAACTACACGGAGAGAAAAAAATGTGGTTCTTAGACTCAAGCCATATCTTAATTGCCCACTTAGATTACCATTTAGGAAAGGCGCACGGAGAACAAAAACAGTGGTATCCGACTGGTGAGCTTTATAAAAAATTGAATTTAGATATGGGTAGAGAAGAGGGCATTCAGCAGGCATTTAGGAAAAATGGTGAGCTATACGCCAACTACGAAGCGAAAAACGGTAGAATATTCGGTCTAAAAAAAGCAAAGCTTTGCTACGGACTAGAAGATGAAAACATACAATATGAAAAATAG